A window of Glycine soja cultivar W05 chromosome 13, ASM419377v2, whole genome shotgun sequence genomic DNA:
CAAACCTTGAAACGACAATTCGAGCTACTACAGATGAATGAGAAAGAAGGTATAGCTGAATACCTAAATTGTGTGCAGAGTCTGTCAAATCAGATGATGGCTTGTGGTGAAATCTTGAAGGATCAAGATCTTGTGGTAAAGGTTTTAAGAACCTTGAGTTCAAGATTTGATTATGTGGTCGCTGCAATAGAAGAATCTAAGGATTTTACAGAAATGAAATTGGATGAGCTTCAATGCTCTCTTAAAGCACACAAGAAAAGAATCAAAGAGAGGGAAATAGATAGGTCATCTGAACAGACCTTACTTACTCAGAGTGGAAGGAGATACAAAAATGGCTCAAGCAGTAGTAAAAGGAAGGTTAAACCGAAAAGCCATAAATCGAAAGGAACAAGAAAGGATGGCACTGAAGATTCAAGTGCTGATGAAACCAATCATGATGATAGTGGGTCACAAGTAAGGCAGAAGGGCTTTGAATATAGCGGTAAGAGTGGTAACTCCAGAAGAAAACATATTCAATGTTGGTATTGCAGAGAATGGGGTCATTTTGCAACTTAGTGCAAAGCCATGAAGACACAAAAGACAAGAGATGATCAAGCACAACTGGCTCAGGAGAGTGACTTAAAGGATGATCAAGTTCTTTTGATGGTGACAAATGATTCAGGCAAGGCTACCAACAATGAATGGTACCTAGATACAAGGCGCTCAAATCACATGACTGGGAGGAAAGACTGGCTGATTGATCTGGAtgattctgtaaaaaaaaatgtcaggTTTGCAGATAACAGCACAGTCAAGGCAGAATGTCTTGGGAGGGTGTTGATCCACAGAAAAAATGGTAAAAGGTCCTTGATCAATGAAGTCCTTTATGTACCTACCATGCACAACAACTTTTGAGTTTGGGACAGCTGCTCCAGAAGGGATACAAGACAACGCTTGAGGACCACTACATGAAGATTTTTTATCAAAAGGGTAGGATGATTATCAAGGCACCCGTATCAAGCAATAGGACCTTTAAGATTGAAATCCAGGTTCAGCAAGATCAAAAATGTCTCTCAATCATTGAAGACTCTAAAAGCTGGCTATGGCACAAGAGGTATGGTCACCTGAAATTTAAAAGGCTTCGAATGAtgagtaataataaaattgttacaGGAATGGCTAATATACAACAACCTAGTAAAGTGTGACAGCTGTTGTGAATCCAAACAACCAGGGAAGTCTTATAGTACTGAAATACCAACTAAGTCTTCAACATTTTTGAATTTGGTCTATATTGATGTGTGTGGCCCTTTTGAGAAAGTCTTTCTAGGGGGTAGCTCATATTTTGTgtcctttatagatgattactcAAGAAAGGTATGGATCTACTTGCTGAACAGGAAGAGTGAAGTGTTTCTCACCTTCAAAATAAGTTGTACCTGTGTTGGCTATATAAAAGGTGAAACAGTTGTCTCTATGGTCGGTGTGTGTGATCTTTCTATTCAGTTACATGATTAGATCTCTTATTCACTCTCTTTCCCCTTTGTCTTCATCAATCAAGACTCAATTTTGGTTTCTAGTTTGAGGGTGCTGTAAGCATCGGGTCTATCAGATTATACTCTGAATTATGTTTATTGCCATGCAACTAAGttgttatttgataaattattcaatttttacatCAAAAAGTTAAGTTACCTTAGATTCCTTAGTCCCCACCATAGACAGTAGCAGTATTTGTTGAAGAATTGTGAAGCTGTAACTTCCAAATTGAGAGCATCAACAAAAATGCCAAATTGAAAGAAATCACTGTTCTGATCACATAGACGTGAGAGATTGCTTGATCTTAACCAAACAATCCTATCTGGGTCACCCATGCTTTGACAATCAAGATAACGATACTGGCAGTGTGGGTACTGCAGTGTACAAGCTTTCTTCCAACATTCATTTTGGCGTTCAATTGATAACAGGTACCAAGAGGATCCTAAAACCTTTTTTAAAATAGAGGGAAAGTTAATAACTGAATCAAAgcaacaaaaaagataaaataaatgaagagaaaaaaggttatagattaattatataaaatgtttttcacAATCATGTATGATTAGGTTATtcacttttaaataattattttaaagtaattcaaataataatgtaTGATTGAATGACCttataaaactgttttacatttatatgcattaaattcataaatgaaaaatacaaaaaagattgGAAAAACATATCATTCTAAAATGTAATGTTGGTGATCGCTTGTTTTAATATTTGGTTTTCACTTAATCAGTCaagttttaaatgtttttatctgatcaataaagttttaaaagtttcactTTGATCTTTTAAAGTGATCATTTTGACAGTTTATCATATTAATTTGATCAACTTATACTAATTGTTAGACCAGAAGAGATGTCACACATCATATAAGTGTTCATCAACTTAACATGTTAATGTCAAAAATTGacgaaatgatattttaatctaatataCACTCTAAGAGActccaaaataaaaatcaaataagtaacctaaattatattttagcctCTTGATATATTtcggttaaaaaaaattaaatcaagcaGGAGGTTTTACAAGCTGCATATGTTGAAGATTGGAGAAGCTTTGAAATGTTGAATTCAAAGCTGCTCATAAAAAATTACTGCACCGCCTATGAAATCTGAATGGAGGCACCGTTTTCATTTTTTGCACCATCATTAGCATAGACTTTAAGAAGTACAGCTAGTGCCACCGACATTAGTTTATCTTAGACACCAAGTTTAtgatgttttattattataatctaCTTATAAAAGCACCTCCGTGTGCCACATTAGGAATATGAATGATCAATTAAGTAAATTATGAGTGAAtgaaatttagttttatttctctcttcctcCAGTGAGTGTGTGAGTTAGTgtggtaaaaaataaaaagttcttctctctctttttatttattccgCTGCGTGTGTTTGTGGGTTTAATTTATCCCACTGTTAACAATGTATAATATTCCAAATTTGAAAGGTATAGCACAAAGTTCATCATAAGTTCTTATGCACAGAATTACTTGGAGAAAAGTAACTTACATGACTAGCTAGCATATAAAGCATCAGATTGTATGCTGCCCCAGCCCATGCTTTTTCCATCATTACCCCATTTGCCTTGACGATTTCAGATGATAGAGGATAAATAAGATACAACCTCAAGAGGTACTGGAAAATGGAAACAAGGCGTAAAACATGCCTTGAAGCAATCATTTGAGACCCTTTTAGATATGGAATTACTGCCCAAATCAATACCTAACACGTATATGAATTACAAAAATTGTTATCCTACCGCAGAAGAAACAAAACAGGATGTACACAAGTGAGACACAATAGCATTTAGAGCTGTAACATGAATTTAGTTCAGCAAATGAACCTGAGAAATGCAGCCAATGGCACAACCAAGTAGATACTTTTAgtatattagtatatttttgttttatcataGCACAAGTTGAGTGGGAGAAGTGAAAgtgttttatgaaaaaatataacctTAAGAAGCCTACAATTTGTCCAAATATGTTTTCACATCATTCAACCAAACAAATACTTTGTAGTCTTTATCCTTCTCTATCAAGTTTCACCTATTTGGCAGAATGTGAGCAAAAGGCGGGTGTAAatgaacaataaaaatgaaaggaaaaacaatcaCTGCATTAAGAAGTCTTCTTAGTCTCATTATCTACATTCAGAAGTATAAAATTGCAAATCAACTGTTAAGTAGACCCTGATTTCGCTGTATcaaattgagaaaaattatcaaaatataggGGTAGCAATAATGCACGAGGTAATAATACTTTTATTGTGGTCAGTATTAATTTACACCTAGAGTTGACTAAGCCCATTTAGAACATTAAGATGTGCTAATAGTGTTCAATAGTTAAGCAATCCTATTGGATAATGCTAAAGCTTAAATTAGCTAAGTTTTGGAATTGTcatcaattttataagaatCAACTCATCTCCTTTGCttcttcacaaacaaatattcgGAAATTTTCGGATCATAGAAGAAATGAATGCGAATTTTATGTCAGGAACATACCTGTGGAAGTGGTTGAGCAGCCATTACATCAAGCCAGAAATCTCTTCGCATGTACTTTGATGCAATTTTTGAAGAGTCTATGATAAGCTCTCCTCTACCAGAAACACGAGAGGAAGGAGCAATATAAGCAGTTTGAAACCGAAAATAAATCTGAATAATGTAAAATGCATCAATCAATGACCGGATTATGGTGAGGAACACTTCAAGACCAGTTGACATATCAATGCACTTGTCTTTCTTAGCCACTGGTAAGTAAAAGAATAGGGGATCCACAAATAACGAAAGCAAACAAGCTGCTAAGAAGATTTTGTTCCATGTATTTACTCTATGTCCCCTAGGATCCAATACCAAAATCTCTGCTGCATCATAATCCTCAGAAAAGACCCTTGAAAGTTCTCTTCCATCAGAGGACTTGCCTATTGCATCCTTCCCACCCTTCTGTTTATCGCTCACTTCATCAAAGGACACCATTGGCAAGTGACTTTCTTTGTTGTACATTAACTTATTTGTCTCAGCTTCATCTTGGAATCTGGATGCACATATACACAACTGAATTTCAACAccaaaaccaaatgaaaaaaaaagggtgaTGAAAATAGCCAAGTCATACAAAATTTGAATCACATAAATTGGCACATGTCCTATAACATTACAAGTTAATGGATTCATTAGCATAAATTACACTAAATTCTAATTATGTACAAGTTTGCTACTCAATGTCAATGGGAAAAACTGGCAAACCTCACAGATTTTGATCTATCAGAAACCATAGTTTGCTAGTTCAACTTTTTAGCTTCTCTCTTCAAGCAGACGAAgagaatatctctctctctctctctctctctctctctctatatatatatatatatatatatatatatatatatatatatatatacacatacataCACAGGCTATTAACCACAGGAAAAGATTTGATAACTACGTGCTTAACCACAAAATATTGTAGCTAGTTTTCAGTTCAATCTTTCCCAGAAATCATGTGACAGAAAAGTAGTCCTATATCGTACAGTAatctttttgttagttttttcaTGAAAGTACAGGTAAAACCTGTGAATTTGACACTTGTAAAAGCTTGGGGAGGATTCAAAGTCGTCGCTCCTTGGACTTAATGGTCAACTTGACTTCATTTGTTCTGACATAAAAAGATGAAACTAATGAAGAAAGAATGTGAAATGAAACATATATGTGAGGTCCGTGTATGTAGAGCCACAAAAACTGCCTTCATCTACTTCGTCTGTTTTCATATCCATGCAAAATTTTAAGGTTCAGTTACGGGAAACGTATCAATGAAAAACATTACATTCAAGT
This region includes:
- the LOC114381187 gene encoding protein CNGC15a-like, which codes for MVSDRSKSVRFQDEAETNKLMYNKESHLPMVSFDEVSDKQKGGKDAIGKSSDGRELSRVFSEDYDAAEILVLDPRGHRVNTWNKIFLAACLLSLFVDPLFFYLPVAKKDKCIDMSTGLEVFLTIIRSLIDAFYIIQIYFRFQTAYIAPSSRVSGRGELIIDSSKIASKYMRRDFWLDVMAAQPLPQVLIWAVIPYLKGSQMIASRHVLRLVSIFQYLLRLYLIYPLSSEIVKANGVMMEKAWAGAAYNLMLYMLASHVLGSSWYLLSIERQNECWKKACTLQYPHCQYRYLDCQSMGDPDRIVWLRSSNLSRLCDQNSDFFQFGIFVDALNLEVTASQFFNKYCYCLWWGLRNLSSVGQNLLTGTRVAEINFAMIIAVLGLVLFALLIGNMQTYLQSTTTRLEEWRIRRTDTERWMHHRQLPRYLKQNVRRHEQFRWVATRGVDEETILRDLPIDLRRDIKRHLCLNLVRQVPLFDHMDERMLDAICERLKPSLFTPGACVVREGDLVNEMLFIVRGRLDSCTTNGGRTGFFNTCRLGSGDFCGEELLPWTLDPRPTVVLPSSTRTVKSITEVEAFALIAGDLKFVAAQFRRLHSKQLRHTFRFHSHQWRTWAACFIQAAWFRYKRTKETSELKKKENLMMAFVLGTGSEHFSAPLQSPKGTMYAAKLASSPRKGRSLRYGPELDILGSLRKPLEPDFTDDDDS